From Weissella confusa, a single genomic window includes:
- a CDS encoding Na+/H+ antiporter, with amino-acid sequence MELLQTIVALTSLVVISNILSHFLKRVPVSLIQIALGLLAALFFNLHVELETEWFLLLFIAPLLYSDAWRFPKKELWELRGAIFGNAILLVFITTILGGFIIYALVPELPLPVALAIAAILSPTDPVAVAAIAKQAKLPPSIMHLVAGESLINDASGLVGFKFAVAAASAGTFSLFAATSNFLYISLMGTVVGLVLGFALNTLGDWLSAHGNTDVVFRVVLQLFTPFLVYLLAEELHTSGVIAVVVAAIVQNLHTQNDADYSGELHVVGINTWNVFGYLLNGYIFVILGIELPLATNLGNSVSLPMALLYAVITWLVIFGMRVIWTYINQWVRLKNHKNETASWRVALLSGLSGVRGAVTMAGVLSVPLMTDSGLPFPQRSLMLFIAAIAIIISLLAAVIFLPLLAEKPKTQVPPGDTEAHPVVAQHMSEARARVYVLQSAVREIETRRRESNQAIAYEIILRYQMQIRQLQMRFMKADKLSPILKAEINLREIALDAERSALRKLLVEERITPLVFASENRRIDRMEADLDDLVTHDKRKRTWRQLKRFVIMTRRSIRVWLSDDSSDRLIAEYKVARHEAAKEAIAAISDYLESEAGQASKTDQTAAYNLIITYRSRLEHDKHDHGGPQQEALVRMDLEVAGLNAQREATQHLYDAHFISAETGLNIRQMINFAEAGMLTDEEE; translated from the coding sequence ATGGAGTTATTACAAACCATAGTGGCGTTAACGTCATTGGTGGTCATTAGTAATATTTTGTCTCACTTCCTCAAACGTGTGCCGGTCAGCTTGATCCAAATCGCTTTGGGTCTGCTGGCCGCTTTGTTTTTTAATCTACACGTTGAGTTAGAGACAGAATGGTTCTTGTTGCTGTTTATTGCACCGCTTTTGTATTCCGATGCTTGGCGCTTTCCAAAGAAAGAACTTTGGGAGCTTCGCGGAGCCATTTTCGGGAATGCCATTTTATTGGTATTTATTACGACAATCTTAGGCGGATTTATTATTTATGCTTTGGTACCGGAGTTACCATTACCGGTCGCTTTGGCCATCGCGGCTATCTTGTCACCGACTGATCCGGTGGCCGTGGCAGCGATTGCCAAGCAGGCTAAATTACCACCATCAATCATGCACTTGGTTGCTGGTGAAAGTTTGATTAACGATGCCAGTGGTTTGGTGGGATTCAAGTTTGCTGTCGCAGCTGCCTCAGCGGGAACGTTCTCACTATTTGCCGCAACATCTAACTTCCTATACATCTCTTTGATGGGAACGGTTGTTGGATTAGTATTGGGATTTGCATTGAACACCTTGGGCGACTGGTTATCAGCTCACGGTAATACTGATGTTGTCTTCCGCGTGGTGTTACAACTGTTCACACCATTCTTGGTTTACCTTTTGGCGGAAGAATTACACACATCTGGTGTTATCGCAGTCGTGGTGGCTGCTATTGTCCAGAATTTGCACACGCAGAATGACGCAGATTATTCTGGTGAGTTGCACGTGGTTGGTATCAATACCTGGAACGTGTTTGGTTATCTTTTGAATGGCTATATTTTCGTTATCTTGGGAATTGAATTGCCATTGGCGACGAACCTCGGAAATTCAGTTTCACTACCAATGGCGTTGCTATATGCTGTCATTACGTGGCTGGTCATCTTCGGTATGCGTGTGATTTGGACATACATTAACCAATGGGTTCGCTTGAAGAACCACAAGAACGAAACCGCTTCTTGGCGTGTGGCGTTGTTGTCAGGATTATCAGGTGTCCGTGGTGCCGTGACAATGGCCGGTGTGTTGTCTGTGCCATTGATGACAGACTCAGGGTTACCATTCCCACAACGTTCACTGATGCTATTTATTGCAGCGATTGCGATTATCATTTCGTTGTTGGCTGCGGTTATCTTTTTGCCACTGTTGGCTGAAAAGCCCAAGACACAGGTGCCACCTGGTGACACAGAAGCGCATCCGGTCGTTGCCCAACACATGTCTGAAGCACGTGCGCGTGTTTATGTGTTGCAGTCAGCGGTTCGTGAAATTGAGACACGTCGTCGTGAATCAAATCAAGCGATTGCCTACGAAATTATTTTGCGTTACCAAATGCAAATTCGTCAGTTGCAGATGCGCTTTATGAAGGCGGATAAGTTGAGCCCAATTTTGAAGGCTGAAATCAACCTACGTGAAATTGCGTTGGATGCTGAGCGTAGTGCGCTACGAAAGCTATTAGTTGAAGAGCGCATTACACCACTGGTCTTTGCGAGTGAAAACCGTCGCATTGATCGTATGGAAGCTGACTTGGACGACTTGGTGACGCACGATAAGCGCAAGCGCACGTGGCGTCAGTTGAAGCGGTTTGTTATCATGACACGACGTTCAATTCGTGTTTGGTTGAGTGATGATTCATCTGATCGCTTGATTGCTGAGTACAAGGTCGCTCGTCATGAGGCGGCTAAGGAAGCGATTGCTGCGATTTCGGATTATCTTGAGAGTGAAGCTGGTCAAGCTTCAAAGACTGATCAAACGGCAGCTTACAATTTGATTATTACGTACCGTTCACGCCTTGAGCACGACAAGCATGACCATGGTGGTCCGCAACAAGAAGCCTTGGTTCGCATGGACCTAGAAGTTGCCGGTTTGAATGCCCAACGTGAAGCGACGCAACATTTGTACGACGCGCACTTTATCTCAGCGGAGACGGGGTTGAATATTCGTCAGATGATTAATTTTGCTGAAGCTGGTATGTTGACTGATGAAGAAGAATAG
- a CDS encoding amino acid ABC transporter ATP-binding protein yields MAAIVEVKDVHKSYGKNEVLKGISLDVEEGEVVVMIGPSGSGKSTFLRSLNKLEEINSGQIKINGWDLVDPKNNIDKTRETIGMVFQHFNLFPHLTVLQNMMLAPVEVAGQTKAEAEETARALLARVGLADKADVKPNTLSGGQKQRVAIARALAMNPKIMLFDEPTSALDPEMVGDVLGVMKELAEEGMTMIVVTHEMGFAKQVADRVVFFADGYIREEGTPEEVFNNPQDDRTKEFLDKVLNV; encoded by the coding sequence ATGGCAGCGATTGTTGAAGTTAAAGATGTCCACAAGAGTTACGGTAAAAACGAAGTCCTAAAGGGCATTAGTTTGGACGTTGAAGAAGGCGAAGTTGTCGTTATGATTGGGCCTTCTGGTTCAGGTAAGTCAACTTTCTTGCGTTCACTAAACAAGCTAGAAGAAATTAATTCTGGTCAAATCAAGATTAATGGTTGGGACTTGGTTGATCCAAAGAACAACATTGATAAGACCCGCGAAACGATTGGGATGGTGTTCCAACACTTTAACCTATTCCCACACTTGACGGTTTTGCAAAACATGATGTTGGCACCGGTCGAAGTGGCTGGTCAAACGAAGGCTGAAGCAGAAGAAACAGCGCGTGCGTTGTTGGCCCGCGTTGGCTTGGCAGATAAGGCAGATGTTAAGCCAAACACTTTGTCAGGTGGACAAAAGCAACGTGTCGCCATTGCGCGTGCGTTGGCCATGAATCCTAAGATTATGTTGTTTGACGAACCAACGTCAGCCCTTGACCCAGAAATGGTTGGGGATGTCTTGGGTGTTATGAAGGAACTTGCTGAAGAGGGGATGACGATGATTGTCGTAACCCACGAAATGGGCTTTGCCAAGCAAGTTGCGGATCGTGTTGTATTCTTTGCGGATGGTTACATTCGTGAAGAAGGCACACCAGAAGAAGTATTCAACAACCCACAAGATGACCGCACGAAGGAATTCTTGGACAAGGTCTTGAATGTTTAA
- the murB gene encoding UDP-N-acetylmuramate dehydrogenase — protein MTTQLKTAFPGLEIQQNVDLSAYTNTRVGGNAEWAFWPHDDEELRDVLLYANDNEMPVTVLGNASNLIITDAGLVGLVIFLTKMTDIAVSGTRIKAHAGAAIIDVTQVAREHDLSGIEWAAGIPGSVGGAVYMNAGAYGGQVDEWLESADVMTPTGEIKTYTNEELAFAYRHSLVQETGDVILAATFKLEPGDSAEIEAKMEDFNQKRASKQPLEFPSCGSVFKRPEGYFAGKLIMDAGLQGFQIGGAQVSTKHAGFIVNRGNATGSDYINVIKHVQSVVKEKFGVDLETEVRILGL, from the coding sequence ATGACAACACAACTAAAGACAGCCTTTCCAGGGCTAGAAATTCAACAAAACGTTGATTTGTCAGCATACACAAACACACGAGTTGGTGGAAATGCCGAATGGGCATTCTGGCCACATGATGACGAAGAGTTACGTGATGTCTTGTTGTACGCCAACGACAATGAAATGCCGGTGACAGTCCTTGGAAATGCGTCTAACTTGATTATTACGGATGCTGGTCTAGTGGGCTTAGTTATTTTCTTGACTAAGATGACTGACATCGCAGTATCTGGTACGCGCATTAAAGCCCATGCTGGAGCTGCCATTATTGATGTGACCCAAGTAGCTCGTGAACATGATTTGTCAGGTATCGAGTGGGCTGCAGGTATCCCCGGTTCCGTTGGTGGTGCCGTTTACATGAACGCAGGCGCTTACGGTGGTCAGGTTGATGAATGGCTTGAATCAGCTGACGTTATGACGCCAACTGGTGAAATTAAGACGTACACAAACGAAGAATTGGCATTTGCCTACCGCCACAGTTTGGTACAAGAAACCGGCGATGTCATCTTGGCCGCAACATTTAAGTTGGAACCAGGAGATAGTGCTGAAATTGAAGCCAAGATGGAAGATTTCAACCAAAAGCGTGCAAGTAAGCAACCTTTGGAGTTCCCATCTTGCGGTTCTGTGTTCAAGCGTCCAGAAGGTTACTTTGCTGGCAAATTGATTATGGATGCTGGCTTGCAAGGCTTCCAAATTGGGGGCGCACAAGTGTCAACAAAGCACGCAGGCTTCATCGTAAATCGTGGGAATGCAACCGGTTCAGATTACATCAACGTGATTAAGCACGTGCAATCAGTCGTCAAGGAAAAGTTTGGCGTTGATTTAGAAACTGAAGTGCGTATTTTGGGATTGTAA
- a CDS encoding GNAT family N-acetyltransferase: MDVMIRPAEGQDAKPMLALLHQLQSESTTFMVAQDLGKVDDVTEADNISYLQSTTNNIILLAASDEGDLFGIISAAALPNQPREVEVGVAVLEAYQGFGLAQALIAEMLDWATDYSSVDIIRLTVQAHNAPAIHIYEKFGFERVAGSDAIVLDGAGKPVAAFDMMLDIRN; encoded by the coding sequence ATGGATGTCATGATTAGACCAGCTGAAGGTCAAGATGCTAAGCCAATGTTGGCGTTGTTGCATCAGTTGCAATCAGAATCAACGACCTTCATGGTGGCTCAGGATTTGGGCAAAGTTGATGATGTAACCGAGGCCGATAATATCAGCTACTTACAATCAACGACCAACAACATTATTTTGTTGGCAGCTAGTGACGAAGGTGACTTGTTTGGCATTATTTCAGCGGCTGCGTTACCAAATCAACCACGCGAAGTGGAAGTAGGTGTGGCAGTACTTGAAGCTTATCAAGGCTTTGGCTTGGCCCAAGCCTTGATTGCGGAAATGTTGGATTGGGCAACTGATTATAGCTCAGTCGATATCATCCGTTTGACGGTGCAAGCACATAACGCGCCGGCTATTCATATTTATGAGAAGTTTGGCTTTGAGCGTGTAGCTGGTTCTGATGCAATCGTCCTTGACGGTGCAGGCAAGCCGGTAGCAGCCTTTGATATGATGCTCGACATTAGAAACTAA
- a CDS encoding uracil-DNA glycosylase, whose protein sequence is MEKLSKTDWWGPLQTAMGPEYWERVATFLKDVYAHGEVYPALPNVFAALVATPLTDVKVVILGQDPYPNPGQAQGLSFSVPAEMALPKSLINIYRELADDLQGAVPADGDLHRWAEQGVLLLNTVLTVPAHQAGGHAGQIWEPLTDAIISLVAQQAQPTVFILWGKQAQAKRKLIVGEHNLILEAPHPSPLSAYRGFFGSKPFSQTNDFLRENGVKPINWA, encoded by the coding sequence ATGGAGAAATTATCAAAAACAGATTGGTGGGGACCGTTGCAAACTGCTATGGGCCCCGAATATTGGGAACGTGTGGCAACCTTTTTGAAGGATGTTTATGCACATGGTGAGGTCTATCCGGCCTTGCCAAATGTTTTTGCAGCACTTGTTGCGACACCTCTAACTGATGTCAAAGTTGTGATCCTTGGTCAAGATCCGTATCCAAATCCAGGTCAGGCGCAGGGGTTAAGTTTTTCGGTACCGGCTGAAATGGCCTTGCCTAAATCCTTAATCAATATTTATCGAGAACTGGCGGATGATTTGCAAGGTGCAGTGCCAGCTGATGGTGATTTGCATCGTTGGGCAGAACAGGGTGTCTTATTGTTGAATACTGTGCTCACTGTGCCAGCCCATCAAGCAGGTGGGCATGCTGGCCAAATTTGGGAACCACTAACTGATGCCATTATTTCATTAGTTGCCCAGCAAGCGCAGCCAACTGTCTTTATTCTTTGGGGCAAGCAGGCTCAGGCCAAGCGCAAGCTAATTGTCGGTGAACACAATTTGATTTTAGAAGCGCCGCATCCAAGTCCCTTGTCAGCTTATCGTGGATTTTTCGGGTCAAAGCCATTTAGTCAAACGAATGATTTTCTGCGTGAAAACGGCGTTAAACCAATTAATTGGGCTTGA
- a CDS encoding MFS transporter, whose product MADGQKTQSITVSLGAFSFVTALSGASVTLALPRMAQAFDVSATLSTQVVQVGLITTVIFLVMFGHAGDVFSKNAVYRAGGWVFIIGSLLTGLAPSFMGVLVGRFIQAIGSAMVMANAMGIINEHFSDKERSKALAYNSMFISVGSISGPAVGGLITSTLSWRWIFLLNVPVAILIMLWAKNAFPRPKVSLAAIREQASRVNWVGQVIFSIGIVLMFSSSWIKIPGLDQFTNLMVFLIGGGIITALSFLQDDFAPSPWIDPQVLRNVTFLTSTSVLFLAMFVNSFSNILLPFYLQDYLPFSPGQSGLIVAVQSVVMLMLSPFVGRLAANPARRPHLVTIGLIMLLVSQIGYAFYGGQVGLGYILWPIIVNGIGMAFTLTPNNSITMGLVSPKLAGVAGSMNSLFRTIGMAVGISFATNFLYAQLPGVEHITRGLGATYLHASRVVFYVAVFASLVALIVNVWRTATSKSEM is encoded by the coding sequence ATGGCAGATGGACAAAAGACACAGTCAATTACGGTTTCTCTAGGGGCGTTTTCCTTCGTAACGGCTTTATCTGGTGCCAGTGTCACACTAGCGTTGCCCAGAATGGCGCAAGCGTTTGATGTCAGCGCGACATTGAGTACACAAGTTGTGCAAGTGGGGCTGATTACGACGGTCATCTTCCTGGTTATGTTTGGTCATGCAGGGGATGTGTTTTCTAAAAATGCCGTTTATCGTGCTGGGGGATGGGTGTTTATTATCGGTTCGCTACTAACCGGATTAGCACCTAGTTTTATGGGCGTGTTAGTCGGTCGTTTTATTCAAGCGATTGGTTCGGCAATGGTTATGGCGAATGCAATGGGGATTATTAATGAGCACTTTTCGGACAAAGAACGCTCAAAAGCCCTCGCGTATAATTCGATGTTTATTTCAGTTGGTTCAATTTCTGGGCCAGCAGTTGGTGGGTTAATTACGTCAACCTTGTCATGGCGCTGGATCTTTTTGCTGAACGTTCCCGTAGCCATCTTGATTATGTTGTGGGCAAAGAATGCTTTTCCACGCCCCAAAGTATCACTTGCTGCGATTCGTGAACAAGCGTCGCGCGTGAACTGGGTTGGCCAAGTGATTTTTTCAATCGGTATTGTACTCATGTTTAGCAGTAGCTGGATTAAAATTCCAGGCTTGGATCAATTTACAAATCTAATGGTCTTCCTCATTGGTGGTGGTATCATCACAGCGTTGTCGTTCCTACAGGATGACTTTGCACCATCGCCCTGGATTGATCCGCAGGTGCTACGAAACGTGACGTTCTTAACGTCGACTAGTGTGCTGTTCTTAGCGATGTTTGTTAATTCGTTTTCAAACATTTTACTGCCGTTCTACCTACAAGATTATTTGCCATTTTCACCTGGCCAAAGTGGTCTTATTGTCGCTGTCCAATCAGTGGTAATGCTCATGCTGTCGCCGTTTGTTGGTCGCTTGGCTGCAAATCCTGCAAGGCGCCCACATTTGGTCACGATTGGCTTGATTATGTTGCTAGTATCGCAAATTGGTTATGCGTTTTACGGTGGCCAAGTTGGGTTAGGGTACATCCTGTGGCCCATTATTGTGAATGGGATTGGGATGGCATTTACATTGACGCCGAATAATTCAATCACAATGGGATTAGTTTCGCCAAAACTGGCCGGTGTTGCTGGGTCGATGAATTCTTTGTTCCGCACAATTGGGATGGCTGTTGGAATTAGTTTTGCAACTAATTTCTTATATGCGCAACTTCCTGGTGTAGAGCACATTACCCGCGGATTAGGAGCGACCTATTTGCATGCGAGTCGCGTCGTCTTTTATGTGGCAGTGTTTGCATCACTCGTCGCACTTATCGTAAATGTGTGGCGAACAGCGACCAGTAAATCGGAAATGTGA
- a CDS encoding multidrug efflux SMR transporter: MAPSPSLGAIVGLLLSFGFSLSFLSLGIRDIPLGTAYAVWTGIGTVGGTLVGMLFYGESRDWKRILFIALILAAAVGLKLTE, encoded by the coding sequence ATGGCACCGTCGCCGTCACTGGGGGCTATTGTCGGATTGTTACTTAGCTTCGGCTTTAGTCTGTCATTCCTATCGCTCGGTATCCGCGACATTCCATTGGGAACCGCCTATGCTGTTTGGACGGGAATCGGAACAGTTGGTGGTACCCTAGTCGGTATGCTCTTCTACGGCGAATCCCGCGACTGGAAGCGTATCTTGTTCATCGCTTTGATTCTAGCAGCTGCTGTTGGCTTGAAGTTGACAGAGTAA
- a CDS encoding multidrug efflux SMR transporter — MKLSNPWLKVAAAVVLEPMWVLGMKHSETWPMYLLTAASLILSFFMILKASDELPVGTVYAIFVGLGTAATIVANWMFYGEAMNAIQLSLIAVLLFGVIGLKLMEDA, encoded by the coding sequence ATGAAACTATCAAACCCCTGGCTAAAAGTCGCCGCAGCGGTTGTCTTAGAGCCCATGTGGGTGCTTGGTATGAAGCACTCTGAGACTTGGCCAATGTACCTGCTCACAGCCGCTTCACTGATTCTGTCATTCTTTATGATTTTGAAAGCCAGTGACGAGTTACCAGTCGGCACTGTTTATGCCATCTTCGTTGGCCTAGGGACAGCTGCCACAATTGTTGCAAACTGGATGTTCTACGGTGAGGCCATGAACGCCATTCAACTATCATTGATTGCCGTTTTGTTATTCGGCGTAATCGGTTTGAAGCTTATGGAGGATGCCTAA
- a CDS encoding ABC transporter substrate-binding protein/permease, protein MHKWLTGLVVLAATIMGLVAGAPNAQAASHYTITTDTTFPPFEFQTQGGDYRGIDMDMLKEIAKREDFTYTLKPMSFNAGVQAVQAGQVDGILAGMSITDERKQTFDFGTPYYKSGIVMAVANKSKVDSLDDLKGKTVAAKTGSSGAMYAQRMAKKYDFKITYFNDSNTMYNDVIIGNTVAAFEDQPVMAYAIQQGTKMKIVTDPADGNWYGFGVKKGDNAELLKKFNAGYAKIVKDGTYDKIVNRYLGEGGYNYKENAAAKSAADQSIWSLIQENKAALLDGLIKTLQLTVVGIVLAAIWGVLLGVMGVAPSKLVRGISSTIIYIFRGLPMLVLAFFIYIGIPNLTGQKIPAFTAGVITLILNEGAYIGAFVRGGFKSVDPGQLEAARSLGMPYGKAMRKVVMPQGIRLTIPSFINQFIITLKDTSILSAIGIIELTQTGTLIIARNLQGFKVWLMIAVLYLIVITLLTWLSNWVEKRIN, encoded by the coding sequence ATGCATAAATGGCTGACAGGTTTGGTAGTACTAGCTGCGACAATCATGGGGTTAGTAGCTGGGGCACCAAACGCACAGGCTGCATCACACTACACCATTACAACTGATACGACATTCCCGCCATTTGAGTTCCAAACTCAAGGTGGTGACTACCGTGGTATCGATATGGATATGCTGAAGGAAATTGCGAAGCGCGAGGACTTCACTTACACGTTGAAGCCAATGAGTTTCAACGCTGGTGTGCAGGCGGTGCAAGCTGGTCAAGTCGATGGTATCTTGGCCGGTATGTCAATTACTGATGAACGTAAGCAAACGTTTGATTTCGGAACGCCATACTACAAGAGTGGTATTGTCATGGCTGTTGCTAACAAGTCTAAGGTTGATTCATTGGATGACTTGAAGGGGAAGACGGTTGCGGCTAAGACGGGTAGTTCCGGTGCGATGTATGCGCAACGCATGGCTAAGAAGTACGACTTTAAGATTACGTACTTCAATGACTCAAACACGATGTACAATGACGTTATCATTGGTAACACAGTAGCGGCGTTTGAAGATCAACCGGTTATGGCCTATGCCATTCAACAAGGTACGAAGATGAAAATCGTGACGGATCCGGCTGATGGAAACTGGTACGGTTTTGGTGTTAAGAAGGGTGATAATGCTGAGCTGTTGAAGAAGTTCAACGCAGGTTATGCCAAGATTGTTAAGGACGGAACCTACGATAAGATTGTTAACCGTTACCTTGGTGAAGGTGGTTACAACTACAAGGAAAACGCGGCTGCTAAGTCAGCTGCCGACCAGTCAATTTGGTCATTGATTCAAGAAAACAAGGCCGCCTTGTTGGATGGTTTGATTAAGACGTTGCAACTAACGGTTGTTGGTATCGTTTTGGCCGCCATTTGGGGTGTTTTGTTGGGTGTGATGGGTGTTGCGCCAAGTAAGTTGGTTCGTGGTATCTCATCAACGATTATTTACATCTTCCGTGGTCTACCAATGCTAGTTTTGGCGTTCTTTATTTACATCGGAATTCCTAACTTAACGGGTCAAAAGATTCCAGCATTTACGGCTGGTGTGATCACGTTGATTTTGAATGAAGGTGCCTACATTGGTGCGTTCGTGCGTGGTGGATTTAAGTCAGTTGACCCTGGTCAATTGGAAGCTGCTCGTTCATTGGGAATGCCATACGGTAAGGCGATGCGTAAGGTTGTGATGCCACAAGGAATTCGCTTGACGATTCCAAGTTTCATTAACCAATTCATCATTACGTTGAAGGATACGTCAATCTTGTCAGCAATCGGTATTATCGAATTGACGCAAACTGGAACATTGATCATTGCGCGTAACTTGCAAGGATTCAAGGTTTGGTTGATGATTGCCGTTTTGTACTTGATTGTCATCACGTTGTTGACGTGGTTATCTAACTGGGTAGAAAAGAGGATTAACTAA
- a CDS encoding 3'-5' exonuclease produces MNFVAMDFETASAQRHSAVSMALVVVRDNVLVDEFYTLIKPESYFDARNTKIHGITEADVADAPKFPAVWDHIKQFYTPNQLVIAHNAPFDNGVLRETLGHYGISAPHYLSLDTVRTSRKLYPQLPNHKLNTVAAALNIDLEHHHNALDDTVAAARILVTQAEQFGVDPLKQLVKVI; encoded by the coding sequence ATGAATTTTGTCGCAATGGACTTTGAAACAGCGAGTGCACAGCGTCATAGTGCCGTTTCAATGGCACTTGTGGTGGTGCGCGACAATGTACTCGTTGATGAATTTTATACGTTAATTAAGCCGGAATCATATTTCGATGCCCGCAATACCAAAATTCACGGTATTACGGAAGCGGATGTTGCTGATGCACCGAAGTTTCCAGCAGTATGGGATCACATCAAGCAATTTTATACACCAAATCAATTAGTGATTGCGCACAATGCGCCATTTGATAATGGGGTATTGCGTGAGACGTTAGGACACTATGGTATTTCAGCGCCACATTATTTGTCGTTGGACACTGTCCGTACCTCACGCAAGTTGTATCCCCAACTACCAAATCACAAGCTGAACACAGTTGCAGCTGCGTTGAACATTGATTTGGAACACCACCACAACGCTTTGGATGATACGGTTGCAGCAGCACGCATCTTGGTGACACAAGCTGAGCAATTCGGGGTTGATCCATTGAAACAATTAGTAAAAGTTATTTAG
- the tsaE gene encoding tRNA (adenosine(37)-N6)-threonylcarbamoyltransferase complex ATPase subunit type 1 TsaE: protein MRLAVNTVEETQALAAKLAANVQPGDTILLNGDLGAGKTTFTQGFARALGIKRPLKSPTFTLVREYQTENFPLYHLDVYRLGEEGGAEELGLAEYFGGEGVALIEWSEFIQSELPTDVLTIDLDRVASDTTGNQRTITVSAKGPRSQALLAAVEGEA from the coding sequence ATGAGATTAGCAGTGAATACAGTAGAAGAAACACAAGCATTGGCTGCTAAACTAGCGGCCAATGTCCAACCAGGGGACACGATCTTATTGAACGGTGACCTTGGTGCCGGAAAAACAACCTTTACCCAAGGATTTGCCAGGGCGCTTGGTATTAAGCGTCCTTTGAAGAGTCCGACATTTACATTGGTACGTGAATATCAAACAGAAAATTTCCCACTATACCACTTGGACGTTTATCGTTTGGGTGAAGAAGGTGGGGCTGAAGAATTAGGCCTAGCTGAATATTTTGGCGGTGAGGGTGTTGCTTTGATTGAATGGTCAGAGTTTATCCAATCTGAATTGCCAACTGATGTGTTAACGATTGACTTGGATCGTGTCGCATCAGACACGACAGGTAACCAACGCACAATTACGGTTAGTGCAAAAGGCCCTCGTAGCCAGGCACTATTAGCAGCTGTCGAAGGAGAAGCGTAA
- the pta gene encoding phosphate acetyltransferase gives MELFEQLSSQIKGQGKTLVFPEGEDIRIQGAAIRLAAEELVKPILLGNKAEIEATAAANNFDLSGVQIVDPAEYPAEAREKMVDALVERRNGKTDAATASKWLEDVNYFGTMLVYLGVADGMVSGATHPTGDTVRPALQIIKTAPGSSRISGAFVMQRDDERYIFADAAINIDIDAQTMAEIAIQSANTAKVFGIDPKVAMLSFSTKGSAKAPQVDKVAEATLLAKTAAPELAIDGELQFDAAFVESVAAAKAPESEVAGHANVFVFPDLQSGNIGYKIAQRLGGFEAIGPVLQGLAKPISDLSRGANEEDVYKVAIITAAQAMA, from the coding sequence ATGGAACTCTTTGAACAATTGTCATCACAAATTAAGGGTCAAGGTAAGACTTTGGTATTCCCTGAAGGGGAAGACATACGTATCCAAGGCGCAGCTATTCGTTTGGCTGCCGAAGAATTGGTAAAGCCAATTTTGTTGGGTAACAAGGCTGAAATCGAAGCAACTGCAGCAGCAAACAACTTCGACTTGTCAGGTGTTCAAATCGTGGACCCAGCTGAGTATCCAGCTGAAGCCCGTGAGAAGATGGTTGATGCATTGGTTGAGCGTCGTAACGGTAAGACAGACGCGGCTACTGCTTCAAAGTGGTTGGAAGACGTAAACTACTTCGGAACGATGTTGGTATACCTTGGTGTTGCTGACGGTATGGTTTCAGGTGCAACTCACCCAACTGGTGACACTGTACGTCCTGCTTTGCAAATCATCAAGACGGCACCAGGTTCATCACGTATCTCAGGTGCATTCGTGATGCAACGCGATGATGAGCGTTACATCTTTGCCGATGCTGCTATCAACATCGACATCGATGCACAAACGATGGCTGAAATTGCTATCCAATCAGCTAACACGGCTAAGGTATTTGGAATCGATCCTAAGGTTGCAATGTTGAGCTTCTCAACGAAGGGTTCAGCTAAGGCACCACAAGTTGATAAGGTTGCTGAAGCAACGTTGTTGGCTAAGACGGCTGCTCCTGAGTTGGCTATTGATGGTGAATTGCAATTCGACGCTGCCTTTGTAGAGTCAGTTGCTGCTGCTAAGGCGCCAGAATCAGAGGTTGCTGGTCACGCTAACGTCTTCGTATTCCCTGACTTGCAATCAGGTAACATCGGTTACAAGATTGCACAACGTTTGGGTGGTTTCGAAGCTATCGGACCTGTTTTGCAAGGTTTGGCAAAGCCAATCTCAGACTTGTCACGTGGTGCTAACGAAGAAGATGTCTACAAGGTAGCCATCATCACGGCAGCCCAAGCAATGGCCTAA